The following are encoded in a window of Psychrobacter sp. P11F6 genomic DNA:
- a CDS encoding ABC transporter permease subunit → MKLSNSPLIKAIWLFVAVLFVMFMFVPLVKLLALSLNVGDALGLENYTSILSSDGFLQTMQNSFFVATMSALSATFLGFILAYTVHWTNLPKSFKQFIKLAALFPMLLPTVTYGFAIIYTFGKQGLLTQILGFQLFEDIYGFYGMWLGYTIYTLPIAFLLLNNTFQYLDKKFVVVSELMGDSPYRQFDMTVVRPLIGTFAAAMIQCFFLAFTDFGIPASIGGQYSVIATELYTQILGASPSFEKGAVVALFMLVPSILSIAILWYVARFNVRYDSVEMIDLPTSKIKDRVLAVLSSVILASLLLVFAVIFIIPWIKSWPYQMVFTTEIVSEALESANLMRVYKNSLLVAVLTAVFGTLITYFSALLYERSSLFKLGKFSIESSALVTNTVPGMVVGIAYLMVFSGSAVANTIFIIVISNIIHYFATPYLMSKNALSKMNLGWETTAGLLGDSWFTSLRRIVVPNSFFTLIEVASFYFISAMVTISAVIFISGAKTMVLTTKIVELQHFARFDEIFILSLMILLTNIGALMLFAIVRHIYSKRLSGTTAIKTKKKPKSMVVPTSS, encoded by the coding sequence ATGAAATTGAGCAATTCACCCCTCATAAAAGCAATTTGGCTATTCGTTGCTGTTTTATTCGTCATGTTTATGTTTGTGCCATTAGTCAAACTGCTGGCACTGTCTTTGAATGTCGGTGATGCATTAGGGCTAGAAAACTACACCAGTATTTTGAGCAGTGATGGCTTTTTGCAGACCATGCAAAACAGCTTTTTTGTGGCGACGATGAGTGCGCTTAGCGCGACGTTTTTGGGCTTTATTTTGGCTTATACCGTGCATTGGACCAATTTGCCCAAAAGTTTTAAACAATTTATTAAGCTGGCGGCATTATTTCCTATGTTGTTGCCAACCGTAACCTACGGCTTTGCCATTATTTATACTTTTGGTAAACAAGGCTTGCTTACTCAGATTCTTGGCTTTCAGCTGTTTGAGGACATATATGGCTTTTATGGCATGTGGCTTGGTTATACCATTTATACCTTGCCCATTGCTTTTTTATTATTGAACAATACGTTCCAGTATTTGGACAAAAAGTTCGTCGTTGTATCAGAGTTGATGGGAGACTCTCCTTATCGCCAGTTTGATATGACTGTGGTGCGCCCTCTAATCGGTACCTTTGCAGCAGCGATGATTCAATGTTTCTTTTTAGCCTTTACAGACTTTGGTATTCCAGCGTCGATTGGGGGGCAATATAGCGTCATCGCCACTGAGCTTTATACCCAAATCTTAGGCGCGTCACCGTCATTCGAAAAAGGGGCAGTGGTTGCGTTATTTATGCTGGTGCCATCCATCCTAAGCATCGCCATACTATGGTACGTGGCACGCTTCAATGTGCGCTATGACTCAGTTGAAATGATTGATCTGCCCACCTCAAAAATCAAAGACCGTGTTTTGGCGGTGTTATCGAGTGTGATTTTAGCCTCACTGTTACTGGTATTCGCCGTGATATTCATTATCCCATGGATTAAGTCATGGCCTTATCAGATGGTCTTCACCACCGAGATTGTCAGCGAGGCTTTAGAGTCTGCCAATCTGATGCGGGTCTATAAAAACTCATTACTTGTGGCGGTATTAACGGCGGTGTTTGGCACCTTGATTACGTATTTTTCAGCCCTGTTATACGAGCGCTCAAGCCTGTTTAAACTGGGTAAATTCAGTATTGAAAGCTCAGCATTGGTAACCAATACGGTGCCTGGAATGGTCGTAGGTATTGCCTATTTGATGGTGTTTTCGGGGTCGGCGGTCGCCAATACTATTTTTATCATCGTGATTAGCAACATCATTCATTACTTTGCCACGCCTTATTTAATGAGTAAAAACGCACTGTCTAAAATGAATTTGGGCTGGGAGACGACGGCTGGTCTGTTGGGTGACTCATGGTTTACATCGTTACGCCGCATCGTCGTGCCCAATTCGTTTTTTACGCTGATTGAAGTCGCTTCATTCTATTTTATCAGTGCCATGGTGACGATTAGCGCGGTTATCTTTATTTCAGGTGCCAAAACCATGGTACTCACCACCAAGATAGTCGAGCTACAGCACTTTGCGCGCTTCGATGAGATTTTTATCCTGTCACTAATGATATTGCTGACTAATATTGGCGCACTGATGTTGTTTGCTATTGTCCGTCATATTTATAGCAAAAGGCTCTCTGGTACAACGGCAATAAAAACCAAGAAAAAACCTAAGTCAATGGTGGTACCAACGTCTTCTTAG
- the cynR gene encoding transcriptional regulator CynR: MILRHIKYFLAVAEHQSFTQAAASLYVSQPALSQQIKQLEEGLGATLFDRSGRRVTLTDAGDVYARYAHRALQDLEEGRRAIHDVQDLSRGALRIAITPTFTTYLLGPLIKAFHTRYPSLTLSVQEMSQEQMEKQILDDEFDVGIAFEDVQSADIDTQTLLIETLALVVSKHHPLAKQAAIDLPTLNAQSLVLLSREFATREQIEHYCRQHDIAPNVLMEANSLSAVIEMVRHTQLTTLLPSNIAHNYDELVAITLAPSLLQRTAVLLQRKGAYQSAATKAFVALAHEVCSNTVESNALFFK; this comes from the coding sequence ATGATTCTTCGGCACATTAAGTATTTCTTGGCAGTGGCAGAGCACCAAAGCTTTACCCAAGCAGCAGCGTCTTTGTACGTGTCACAGCCGGCGTTATCACAGCAGATTAAACAGTTGGAAGAAGGTCTAGGCGCGACTTTATTTGATCGCTCTGGTCGCCGTGTCACATTGACCGATGCCGGTGACGTCTATGCGCGCTATGCCCATAGAGCCTTGCAGGATTTGGAGGAAGGACGGCGCGCCATTCACGATGTGCAGGATCTCAGTCGCGGTGCGTTGCGGATTGCGATTACGCCTACCTTTACCACGTATTTGCTTGGACCTTTAATCAAAGCATTTCATACTCGTTATCCGAGCCTCACGCTAAGCGTGCAGGAGATGTCACAGGAGCAGATGGAAAAGCAAATACTCGATGATGAGTTTGATGTGGGTATTGCTTTTGAAGATGTGCAGTCTGCCGATATCGATACACAAACCTTGCTGATAGAGACGCTCGCACTGGTTGTTAGTAAACATCACCCTCTTGCCAAGCAAGCGGCGATTGATTTGCCAACGCTAAACGCGCAGTCACTGGTATTGCTGAGCCGCGAATTTGCCACGCGCGAACAGATTGAGCATTATTGTCGCCAGCATGACATTGCGCCAAACGTACTGATGGAGGCAAATTCGCTCAGCGCAGTGATCGAAATGGTTCGCCATACCCAACTGACCACCTTATTACCTTCCAACATCGCTCATAATTATGATGAGCTGGTGGCGATTACCTTAGCGCCGTCTTTGCTCCAGCGTACAGCGGTATTACTACAACGAAAAGGCGCGTATCAGAGCGCTGCTACCAAGGCGTTTGTTGCGTTGGCACATGAGGTTTGTTCGAACACGGTTGAATCCAATGCACTGTTTTTCAAATAG
- a CDS encoding carbonic anhydrase, with translation MKDIIEGFLKFHSDAYPKRADLFKNLATKQNPRTLFISCSDSRLVPELVTQHEPGGLFVIRNAGNIVPSYGPEPGGVSASVEYAVTALKVTDVVICGHSDCGAMTAIANCTCMDHMPAVGSWLRYADSARVVNEAREHDSDSERVASMVRENVIAQIENIKTHPSIRLALRENRLALHGWVYDIESGDIDALDGVTNEFVSLATHTEVRAYPISPLAVAV, from the coding sequence ATGAAAGATATTATTGAAGGTTTTCTAAAATTTCACAGTGACGCCTATCCTAAGCGCGCCGATTTATTCAAAAATTTGGCGACCAAACAAAACCCGCGCACGCTGTTTATTTCTTGTTCAGACAGCCGCTTAGTGCCCGAGCTTGTTACTCAACACGAACCCGGTGGTCTGTTTGTGATTCGCAATGCGGGCAACATTGTGCCTTCTTATGGTCCTGAGCCTGGTGGTGTATCGGCGTCAGTTGAGTACGCCGTTACCGCTTTAAAAGTCACGGATGTGGTGATTTGCGGGCACTCAGACTGCGGCGCAATGACCGCCATTGCTAATTGCACCTGCATGGATCATATGCCAGCGGTAGGCAGCTGGCTACGCTACGCTGACTCAGCACGGGTGGTCAATGAAGCCCGTGAACATGACAGTGATAGCGAGCGGGTCGCCTCTATGGTTCGTGAAAATGTCATCGCTCAAATCGAAAATATCAAAACCCATCCTTCGATACGTTTGGCGCTAAGAGAAAATCGTTTGGCACTACATGGCTGGGTTTACGATATCGAGTCCGGTGATATCGATGCCTTAGATGGCGTGACCAATGAATTTGTCTCATTGGCCACGCACACTGAGGTTCGCGCTTATCCGATATCGCCACTTGCAGTCGCCGTTTAG
- a CDS encoding ABC transporter substrate-binding protein has translation MFLFKTLVASFACGIVLAGCSSPESEGGASSNVEEVVIYSNADEEAVEVIQEVLDEAGYEGQYVFQSFGTGELGGRLLAEGDNTEADMVTMSSFYLESAQAKHPMFKELTFDVDPQVAVPNYYAPILGFTGAIILNTKEMAAQNLPRPTSAKDLANPIYKNKIAMVDPNGSSTGWLFIQDVTATYGMGAEGQKIMNDIRTNAGPNLELSGSGPIKKVMAGEVPIGFGLRHQAIANKAQGLPIDYVDPSEGNYTLTESVAVIDKGENTNPNAMKMAEIIVKNARPKLLTIYPNVIYDGETVAPDNQIKNSKTYGEPLTAELLDKHRAFFHGQTEP, from the coding sequence ATGTTTTTATTTAAAACGTTAGTGGCAAGTTTCGCGTGTGGGATCGTCTTAGCAGGTTGTAGTTCACCTGAGTCGGAAGGAGGTGCTTCTAGCAACGTCGAAGAAGTGGTCATTTATAGCAATGCCGACGAAGAAGCGGTCGAGGTCATCCAAGAGGTTTTAGACGAAGCAGGCTATGAAGGTCAGTATGTCTTTCAGTCTTTTGGGACAGGGGAGTTGGGTGGGCGTTTGCTGGCAGAAGGCGATAATACAGAGGCTGATATGGTGACGATGAGCTCGTTCTACTTAGAAAGCGCCCAAGCCAAGCATCCTATGTTTAAAGAATTGACCTTTGACGTTGACCCGCAAGTGGCGGTCCCAAATTACTATGCACCAATACTGGGCTTTACGGGCGCTATTATTTTAAACACAAAAGAGATGGCGGCGCAAAATCTGCCCAGACCAACCAGTGCCAAGGATTTGGCAAACCCGATCTACAAAAATAAAATTGCGATGGTGGATCCTAATGGCTCATCGACAGGTTGGCTCTTTATTCAAGACGTCACCGCTACTTATGGAATGGGCGCTGAAGGGCAGAAAATTATGAACGATATCCGCACCAATGCGGGTCCAAACTTGGAGTTGTCAGGCTCAGGTCCGATCAAAAAAGTGATGGCAGGTGAGGTGCCGATTGGTTTTGGCTTGCGTCATCAAGCAATCGCAAACAAAGCACAAGGCTTGCCCATTGATTATGTTGACCCAAGTGAAGGAAATTATACGCTAACGGAATCGGTAGCCGTTATTGATAAAGGCGAGAACACCAATCCAAATGCGATGAAAATGGCTGAAATCATTGTTAAAAATGCGCGTCCAAAATTATTAACGATATACCCAAATGTGATTTATGACGGTGAAACAGTCGCTCCTGACAATCAAATAAAAAACAGTAAAACGTACGGCGAGCCACTGACGGCTGAGCTGCTAGACAAGCACAGAGCGTTTTTCCATGGACAAACTGAACCGTAA
- a CDS encoding HAD family hydrolase, protein MNTDIHRIKAPFDAIKLCVFDMAGTTVNENNLVYKTVCDAINHTLQQVGQTDIQVNLEVCLEFGAGKEKRQAISDILNEVCKNDNTATADSEKWTDAAFNTFKSALASAYTKDTVATFDGMLDFFNQLKQSGRKVVLNTGYDIQTANKILTLLGWSVGRDIDALITADDVHNGRPAPDMITLAMDKFGVEHSQQVLKAGDSGIDIEEGRNAHCGLCVGVLTGAQTHVQLEKYSPDVVLEQLTDLAALI, encoded by the coding sequence ATGAATACAGATATTCATCGTATCAAAGCGCCATTCGACGCGATCAAACTGTGTGTCTTTGATATGGCAGGCACGACCGTCAATGAAAACAATTTGGTTTATAAGACCGTATGTGATGCGATCAATCACACCCTACAACAGGTTGGTCAAACAGACATTCAGGTTAATCTAGAGGTGTGTTTAGAGTTTGGGGCTGGCAAAGAAAAGCGACAAGCCATTAGCGATATACTCAATGAAGTATGCAAAAATGACAATACCGCGACCGCTGATAGTGAAAAATGGACGGATGCTGCCTTTAATACGTTTAAATCCGCGTTGGCATCAGCCTATACCAAGGACACGGTAGCAACCTTCGATGGTATGCTAGACTTTTTCAATCAGTTAAAGCAGTCAGGTAGAAAAGTCGTGCTAAATACCGGCTACGATATTCAGACTGCCAATAAGATATTGACCCTTTTAGGATGGTCAGTGGGTCGTGATATTGATGCTTTGATTACAGCGGATGATGTGCACAATGGTCGTCCTGCACCAGATATGATTACCCTTGCTATGGACAAGTTTGGGGTTGAGCATTCGCAACAGGTACTGAAAGCAGGGGACAGCGGTATCGATATCGAAGAAGGCAGAAACGCCCATTGTGGTCTATGTGTTGGGGTGCTTACTGGTGCTCAAACCCATGTGCAACTGGAGAAATATTCACCAGATGTCGTGCTTGAGCAGCTCACGGATTTAGCGGCATTGATCTAG
- the cynS gene encoding cyanase, translating to MIQSQVSNTARQTLTDTIIAAKAAKNLSFEQIASGTGLSDVFVTAALLGQHPLPADAAQKVGETLGLDEDAIALLQCIPSRGSVGSEIPTDPTIYRFYEMMQVYGTTLKALVHEQFGDGIISAINFKMDIKKVADPEGGDRAVITLDGKFLPFKPF from the coding sequence ATGATTCAGTCTCAAGTGAGCAACACCGCACGCCAAACATTAACGGATACCATCATTGCTGCCAAAGCGGCAAAAAATCTCTCCTTTGAGCAAATCGCTTCAGGAACAGGCTTGAGTGATGTCTTTGTCACTGCCGCTTTACTAGGTCAGCATCCGCTACCTGCTGATGCCGCCCAAAAAGTTGGTGAAACTTTAGGACTTGATGAGGACGCCATCGCGTTACTACAATGCATTCCATCACGAGGCAGCGTTGGTAGTGAGATTCCTACTGACCCGACAATTTACCGTTTTTATGAGATGATGCAGGTATATGGCACCACGCTAAAAGCCTTGGTTCATGAGCAATTTGGTGATGGTATCATCAGTGCCATTAATTTCAAAATGGATATCAAAAAAGTGGCTGATCCTGAAGGTGGTGACCGCGCAGTGATTACTCTAGATGGTAAGTTCCTACCGTTCAAACCTTTTTAA
- a CDS encoding DUF6122 family protein produces MTQTLIHYFFHFGMPLIVAYVFFRNDYKKVYLILLATMLVDLDHLLATPIFSPNRCSINFHPLHSYYAMAVYVAMLVLPKPYRVIGLGLLLHMLTDLNDCVMTYVQIPQALDDAPARELVIWFANRFK; encoded by the coding sequence ATGACGCAAACCTTAATTCACTACTTTTTTCACTTCGGCATGCCTTTAATAGTTGCCTATGTGTTTTTCCGCAATGATTATAAAAAGGTTTATCTGATACTGCTCGCCACTATGTTGGTTGATTTGGATCATCTGCTAGCAACGCCTATTTTCTCGCCCAATCGCTGTAGTATTAACTTTCACCCGCTGCACAGTTATTATGCAATGGCAGTATATGTGGCTATGTTAGTGCTGCCTAAGCCATATAGAGTCATAGGTTTGGGCTTACTGTTGCATATGCTGACGGATCTGAATGACTGCGTTATGACGTATGTCCAAATCCCCCAAGCGTTGGATGATGCGCCAGCTCGTGAGCTGGTAATCTGGTTTGCAAATAGGTTTAAGTAG
- a CDS encoding GlcG/HbpS family heme-binding protein codes for MKGLIMKKLVIYAALATSLLSISACANTSHSQYQVQAIKPNVITQGAEMATIPLLTGEMAQNMVNAAALEAKNNNLMVSVTVVDASGQTLAVLRDHRAGVHTVRASYKKAYTANSQKRETAVIAKGIKDGTIPEDLRYLDENILILDGGVPIYIDGIVVGGIGVGGAHGSEDVHIAKAGLKALEQH; via the coding sequence ATGAAAGGATTGATTATGAAAAAACTCGTTATCTATGCCGCGCTTGCAACTTCACTGTTGTCCATCTCCGCGTGTGCCAACACCTCACACTCACAGTATCAAGTTCAAGCAATTAAACCAAACGTAATAACTCAAGGAGCAGAGATGGCAACCATTCCATTATTGACTGGCGAGATGGCACAAAACATGGTGAATGCCGCTGCATTAGAAGCCAAAAACAACAATTTGATGGTATCTGTGACCGTCGTTGATGCCTCTGGACAAACCTTAGCAGTGCTCAGAGATCACCGCGCTGGCGTGCATACCGTGCGTGCCAGTTATAAAAAAGCCTATACCGCAAACTCACAAAAAAGAGAAACGGCGGTCATCGCAAAAGGCATCAAAGACGGCACGATTCCTGAAGACCTACGCTATCTGGATGAAAACATCCTTATCTTAGATGGCGGCGTACCCATTTATATCGATGGTATCGTAGTCGGTGGTATCGGGGTGGGCGGCGCACATGGCAGCGAAGATGTACACATCGCCAAAGCAGGTCTAAAAGCATTAGAGCAGCATTAG
- a CDS encoding PACE efflux transporter: MRTVKDRIRHTLGFEIIGLIIFVPLASWLFGFDIQSIGLIAVAASIIATLWNYFYNLLFDHSMLKLRGNVHKTVPLRMLHAFLFEGGLLLLFLPIIAWHLGISLWQAFIMDITMATFYLVHAFVYNWIYDNVFPIPANHLLSQRNDVIA, translated from the coding sequence ATGCGCACCGTGAAAGATCGTATTCGTCATACCTTGGGTTTTGAGATAATAGGTTTAATTATATTTGTACCGTTGGCAAGCTGGTTATTTGGCTTTGATATTCAGTCGATAGGCCTTATCGCCGTGGCTGCTTCGATTATCGCGACGTTGTGGAACTACTTTTATAACCTGTTATTTGACCACAGCATGCTGAAGCTACGCGGCAATGTACATAAGACGGTTCCACTACGGATGTTGCACGCGTTTTTATTTGAAGGTGGTCTACTGTTATTATTCCTACCAATAATTGCGTGGCACTTAGGCATCAGCCTCTGGCAAGCCTTTATCATGGATATTACGATGGCTACTTTTTACTTGGTACATGCTTTTGTTTATAACTGGATTTATGACAATGTGTTTCCTATTCCAGCAAACCATCTGCTATCTCAACGTAATGATGTGATCGCCTAA
- a CDS encoding META domain-containing protein — MKNMTKIMMVSVLAVGTLAAGCQTTSTPSAPVTQPITSDALQAYHWQLVDAKNTKGETITPLFFNPAEPLTLDFVTANGSNIVTLMNTCNNMSAEYKVVNGEVTLGPVRSTRMACPAPQASFDSAALATVNGKYSMSKNANNVPVLTITNANQVANFKAVAK, encoded by the coding sequence ATGAAAAATATGACCAAGATAATGATGGTAAGCGTTTTAGCAGTGGGAACATTGGCAGCAGGTTGTCAAACCACATCTACGCCAAGTGCACCCGTTACCCAGCCTATTACCTCGGATGCATTACAAGCCTATCATTGGCAACTCGTGGATGCCAAAAACACCAAGGGCGAGACCATTACTCCATTATTCTTTAATCCAGCCGAACCATTAACCCTCGATTTTGTGACGGCGAATGGGAGCAATATCGTTACTTTGATGAATACTTGTAACAATATGAGTGCTGAATATAAGGTAGTAAATGGCGAGGTAACCTTGGGTCCAGTAAGAAGCACAAGAATGGCTTGCCCTGCCCCACAAGCCAGCTTTGATAGTGCCGCACTAGCAACCGTAAATGGTAAATATAGCATGAGCAAAAATGCCAATAACGTGCCTGTCTTGACCATTACCAATGCGAACCAAGTAGCGAATTTTAAAGCGGTTGCTAAATAG
- a CDS encoding LysR family transcriptional regulator — translation MSLSLEQLQAFVATVETGSFSAAARYLGKAQSAISTAVSNLEIDLDNSLFVRSGRYPVLTPAGERLLVEARVILERCEHFRGVAKSLGEGVESRLVLAVDELYPEATLGGLMEEFSRRFPSVELELLFPLMEDVSRLVLEDRADLGIMWRQEILPSALNFHGLGWVSMKMVCAPNHELAHQPVGWEELKRYRQLMVATRNHSEEKARLRIASDVWWVESQWVIVELVQRNLGWAFVPEHVVASALDNGFLVEPILDFNDHDWPVALEIVWHKQRPLGKAAAWLKSAAITLNK, via the coding sequence ATGAGCCTTTCATTAGAGCAACTGCAAGCCTTTGTCGCCACGGTAGAGACCGGTTCTTTCTCAGCCGCCGCCCGTTATCTAGGCAAGGCGCAGTCTGCTATTAGCACGGCGGTATCAAATTTAGAAATTGATTTGGACAACAGCTTATTTGTCCGCAGTGGACGCTATCCAGTCCTGACGCCAGCTGGAGAGCGCTTGCTGGTAGAGGCGCGAGTGATACTAGAGCGTTGTGAGCATTTTCGCGGGGTGGCCAAAAGTCTGGGCGAAGGAGTAGAGAGTCGATTGGTACTGGCGGTTGATGAGCTGTACCCCGAAGCAACGTTGGGCGGCTTGATGGAAGAGTTTTCGCGCCGATTTCCTAGTGTGGAGCTGGAACTATTGTTTCCGCTGATGGAAGATGTCAGCCGCTTGGTGTTAGAAGATCGCGCCGATTTAGGCATTATGTGGCGTCAAGAGATACTACCTTCAGCGCTGAATTTTCATGGGCTTGGTTGGGTGTCGATGAAAATGGTGTGCGCGCCGAACCATGAGCTAGCTCATCAGCCAGTGGGGTGGGAGGAGTTGAAACGCTATCGGCAATTGATGGTGGCAACACGTAACCATAGCGAAGAAAAAGCGCGATTGCGAATAGCATCTGATGTCTGGTGGGTCGAGAGCCAGTGGGTCATTGTTGAGCTGGTACAGCGTAATTTAGGCTGGGCATTCGTGCCTGAACATGTGGTAGCCAGTGCTCTGGATAATGGTTTTTTAGTCGAGCCAATATTGGACTTTAACGATCATGATTGGCCAGTGGCTTTAGAAATCGTATGGCACAAGCAGCGTCCTCTAGGTAAGGCAGCTGCTTGGTTGAAGTCGGCTGCGATTACGCTAAATAAGTAA
- a CDS encoding TIGR03364 family FAD-dependent oxidoreductase → MIGTSKLSNKQYDVVVVGGGIVGLASAYAAVKKGLKVALVEREAQNKDASIRNFGFVTVSGQRSGEHWQRAMHSRNIWADIAPKAGIKVEHTGLHMLVQRPEAMSVAEAFLKNEMGESCRLLSQSEIQEQTPYLRTGLGVLYSPHELRVESNTAIGKLADWLAQVHGVDFYNKTTVQVVDLPTVHTSRGTLHTAHCVICPGADLQGLYPDILAQSDAKLCTLNMMRVMPRQAFKLNAAVMSDLSFARYDGFAQLPEARALISLLDDTQAAERKAGVHLIVVQSADGSLIIGDSHDYCDKELPFRDTYQDNLIINEFKKVMDIGEVDITQHWLGVYPSADNVVFKASPESGVAIGTITSGTGASTGFAFGEELINLVLESK, encoded by the coding sequence ATGATAGGGACAAGTAAATTATCAAATAAACAGTATGATGTGGTCGTCGTTGGGGGCGGTATCGTTGGTCTTGCCAGCGCTTATGCTGCCGTAAAAAAAGGGCTGAAAGTGGCGCTGGTAGAGCGTGAAGCACAGAATAAAGATGCCTCGATTCGTAACTTTGGCTTTGTGACGGTTAGTGGTCAGCGTAGCGGTGAACATTGGCAACGTGCCATGCACTCACGCAATATCTGGGCGGATATCGCGCCAAAAGCCGGTATCAAGGTTGAGCATACCGGTCTGCACATGCTGGTTCAGCGCCCTGAAGCGATGAGCGTTGCCGAAGCATTTTTGAAGAATGAAATGGGCGAGTCCTGTCGCTTATTGAGCCAATCAGAAATACAGGAGCAGACGCCTTATCTTAGAACAGGTTTGGGCGTTTTATATAGCCCGCACGAGCTGAGAGTCGAGTCAAATACCGCGATTGGCAAATTGGCGGACTGGTTAGCACAAGTGCATGGCGTGGATTTTTATAACAAAACCACGGTTCAGGTGGTTGACTTGCCCACTGTTCATACCAGTCGAGGGACATTACATACGGCGCATTGTGTGATCTGTCCTGGGGCAGATTTACAGGGCTTATATCCTGATATTTTAGCGCAGTCTGATGCCAAACTCTGTACCCTCAATATGATGCGCGTGATGCCAAGGCAAGCGTTCAAACTAAATGCTGCTGTCATGTCAGATCTGAGTTTTGCTCGTTATGATGGGTTTGCCCAGCTACCAGAAGCCCGTGCGCTTATCAGCTTACTAGATGACACCCAAGCTGCTGAACGCAAGGCTGGCGTACACTTAATCGTTGTTCAATCAGCGGATGGCTCACTTATCATTGGTGACAGTCATGATTACTGTGATAAAGAGCTGCCCTTTAGAGACACTTATCAAGATAACTTAATCATCAACGAGTTCAAAAAAGTCATGGATATCGGTGAGGTAGACATCACTCAGCACTGGTTAGGGGTCTATCCAAGTGCCGACAATGTCGTGTTTAAAGCATCACCAGAATCAGGAGTTGCCATCGGTACCATCACAAGCGGCACAGGCGCATCAACGGGATTTGCCTTTGGTGAAGAGTTAATTAATTTAGTATTGGAGTCAAAATAA
- a CDS encoding CynX/NimT family MFS transporter: MSTDHISSTARSSILTLLFPMLVIAGLAMTLRPTITSTGPLLTEIRLSTGMGLQAASLLVVLPMLCMGIFPLLLPWIGRRFSESAWITGGLFSIALAGLWRLWLDTGGTLIASALVGGTGIAIVQAMAPGVVKRWYPARVPLAMGVYSAALMTGGGVAAILSPVVAQHYGSWQSGLGIWLIVPVCALVLWWRRPSEQIENRDDGVKINFFGNRRAWLLASYFGLANAGYACMIAWLPSYAQTLGWSAQNSGELIGIMTIFQVVGALVIPMLSAHRLDRRPWLFFAVGIQIAGFIGLITMPTALLILWIALIGCGLGACFSLTLTVALDHLSKPKLAGALAAFVQGIGFIITAIAPYIAGVLRESIGSFQAVWWMLLISLIGMLFVTIKFAPASYHQAISLSKL, translated from the coding sequence ATGAGTACCGATCATATCTCCTCCACGGCGCGTTCGTCGATACTGACCTTGTTGTTTCCTATGCTGGTGATTGCTGGGTTGGCGATGACGCTGCGCCCAACGATCACTTCTACTGGTCCGTTGCTGACAGAGATTCGCCTAAGCACAGGTATGGGTTTGCAAGCCGCCTCTTTATTGGTGGTGCTGCCGATGCTGTGTATGGGTATATTTCCGCTACTGTTGCCTTGGATTGGGCGACGATTTAGTGAAAGCGCGTGGATCACAGGCGGTCTGTTTTCGATTGCCTTAGCGGGTTTATGGCGCTTGTGGTTAGATACTGGAGGGACGCTAATTGCCAGTGCCTTAGTAGGCGGCACGGGTATCGCCATCGTGCAAGCAATGGCACCTGGTGTAGTTAAGCGTTGGTATCCTGCGCGTGTACCACTTGCTATGGGCGTTTACTCTGCTGCACTGATGACTGGTGGCGGGGTTGCCGCTATCTTGAGTCCGGTAGTCGCTCAACATTACGGCAGTTGGCAATCCGGTTTGGGTATTTGGCTGATAGTGCCAGTTTGTGCCCTCGTGCTGTGGTGGCGGCGCCCCTCTGAGCAGATAGAAAATCGAGACGATGGGGTAAAAATCAACTTTTTTGGCAATCGCCGTGCTTGGCTATTGGCAAGTTATTTTGGTCTGGCAAACGCCGGATATGCTTGTATGATTGCATGGTTGCCAAGCTATGCGCAGACTTTGGGCTGGAGCGCGCAAAATAGTGGCGAGCTGATCGGTATCATGACGATTTTTCAGGTCGTTGGTGCTCTGGTTATTCCAATGTTGTCCGCTCATCGTCTCGACCGCCGACCTTGGTTGTTTTTTGCCGTAGGCATACAAATCGCTGGATTTATAGGTTTGATTACCATGCCGACAGCTTTGCTCATCTTGTGGATTGCCTTGATTGGCTGTGGTCTTGGTGCCTGCTTTTCATTGACACTGACCGTCGCGTTAGATCATTTGTCAAAACCCAAACTCGCTGGGGCACTGGCAGCATTTGTCCAAGGCATTGGCTTTATTATTACCGCCATCGCGCCTTATATCGCAGGTGTGCTACGCGAGTCGATTGGCAGTTTTCAAGCGGTTTGGTGGATGCTATTGATCAGCCTTATCGGTATGCTGTTTGTCACCATCAAGTTTGCCCCAGCAAGTTATCATCAGGCAATTAGCTTGTCTAAGCTTTGA